In the genome of Drosophila pseudoobscura strain MV-25-SWS-2005 chromosome 3, UCI_Dpse_MV25, whole genome shotgun sequence, one region contains:
- the LOC4803710 gene encoding aminopeptidase N isoform X2 — MLGSTSMYCLLLLLMPSASLAVYDHYRLPTALEPQHYDIRILTHLNASDLRFEGAVRIDLLVLQATRNITLHARNLRIDKSGISLTGGEERQCLSDMDIELNEVYDYYTLHLCRDLELGQTYQLTMHFESSLNATESGYYNSSYTDAASQEKHYLAVTQFSPTFARQAFPCFDEPLWKATFNVTLGYHKRYTGLSNMPILQCGKHESLLDYVWCEHEQLSRTSTYLVAFAVHDLTNAATVQSDTKNRVIFRNWLQPKAVDQANFSIAMAPRVIGYFEDLFRLDFPLRKIDQLAAPTHRFSAMENWGLVTFKEAKFVHSPNDLQVARDGKAKTLAHEYAHQWFGNLVTMKWWNDLWLKEGPSTYFAYLALDALQPDWGCGERFIGDDLERFFLQDSASSARAISREVKDPAQILGQFSEYVYKKGALIMRMLHKMIGEEAFLLAIRSYLSVHSFGNVEQAHLWQSMQAAAVEEKVLPPDFNLGRAMDSWTLQGGYPLVNAVRDYETGSVSLNQTRFYLEKGLREGAATGNCWWVPLSLVSQNDPDFERTRPQSWLECPTSAHTVELPLSTARNEWFILNPQVSVIYRVNYDEHNWRMIISTLANDPSFGGIPVYNRVQLMDDLMALGAVKLLSYDWAFDLFEYLQREEEFLPWKRSLGLLDRLGMLLSGRQATEFKVYMAKLLTAPYSRLPKLGAITSMASTNREVSLMRLIYAQACRYRVDDCVAQARQAFLRDSNGFLELPADLQEVAYCTAIEQGGEANFQHVMQLFRNSTNAPQQGIYASALGCSRNISLLGEFLDYTLQSEKEEVSDCYMLTVKTALTRENVAIEAADHILSHAKRLTEKFKKRQLTSLLQTLAGNLYRPEDSARLKEQLKDLKQFEEPLQKALDMVKVNQQWQRDCSGDFSQALGRHI, encoded by the exons ATGCTCGGATCTACTTCCATGTACTGCCTGCTTTTACTGCTGATGCCTTCTGCCAGCCTGGCTGTCTACGATCATTATCGGCTGCCCACCGCCCTGGAGCCACAGCACTATGATATACGCATCCTGACCCACCTGAATGCCTCCGACCTGCGCTTCGAGGGGGCTGTGAGGATCGATCTGCTTGTCCTCCAGGCCACCAGAAACATCACGTTGCATGCGCGGAATTTGCGGATAGACAAGTCTGGCATTTCGCTTACtggtggagaggagaggcagTGCCTCTCCGACATGGATATCGAGCTGAATGAGGTATACGACTACTACACGCTGCACCTGTGTCGGGATCTGGAGTTGGGTCAGACCTACCAGCTGACGATGCACTTTGAGTCGTCGCTGAATGCAACAGAGTCGGGCTACTACAACAGCTCCTACACGGACGCGGCATCCCAAGAGAAACA TTACTTGGCAGTCACACAGTTCTCTCCGACGTTTGCCCGCCAGGCGTTTCCCTGCTTCGATGAACCCCTATGGAAGGCCACTTTTAACGTGACCCTGGGCTACCACAAACGCTACACGGGCCTCAGCAACATGCCGATCCTCCAGTGCGGAAAGCA TGAAAGCCTCCTTGACTATGTCTGGTGCGAGCACGAACAACTGTCGAGGACATCCACCTACCTGGTGGCCTTTGCGGTCCACGATCTGACCAACGCGGCCACCGTGCAGAGCGACACCAAGAACAGGGTGATCTTCCGCAATTGGTTACAGCCCAAGGCGGTGGATCAGGCCAACTTTTCCATCGCCATGGCCCCAAGAGTTATCGGCTACTTTGAGGATCTCTTTCGGCTGGACTTTCCGCTGAGAAAGATCGACCAGCTGGCAGCGCCCACCCACAGGTTCTCGGCCATGGAGAACTGGGGACTGGTCACCTTCAAAGAGGCCAAGTTCGTGCACAGCCCGAATGATCTGCAGGTGGCAAGGGATGGCAAGGCCAAGACGTTGGCCCACGAGTATGCTCATCAGTGGTTCGGCAACCTCGTGACCATGAAATGGTGGAACGATCTCTGGCTGAAGGAGGGCCCATCCACGTACTTCGCGTATCTGGCCCTGGATGCCCTGCAGCCCGATTGGGGTTGCGGCGAGCGATTTATAGGCGATGACTTGGAACGTTTCTTTCTTCAGGATTCGGCCAGCTCGGCGCGCGCCATTTCCCGAGAGGTGAAGGATCCTGCGCAGATCCTCGGGCAGTTCTCAGAGTACGTCTATAAGAAGGGCGCCCTGATCATGCGCATGCTGCACAAGATGATCGGCGAGGAGGCCTTCTTGCTGGCCATTCGCTCCTATCTCTCCGTACACTCCTTCGGAAATGTGGAGCAGGCTCATCTGTGGCAGTCCATGCAGGCGGCAGCCGTGGAGGAGAAGGTTCTACCCCCTGACTTCAATCTTGGTCGAGCCATGGACTCGTGGACGCTGCAGGGGGGCTATCCACTGGTCAACGCTGTTCGGGACTACGAAACGGGAAGCGTGAGCCTCAATCAAACGAGATTTTACCTGGAGAAAGGCCTGAGGGAAGGCGCCGCCACAGGCAACTGCTGGTGGGTGCCGCTGAGTTTGGTCTCCCAAAACGATCCCGACTTTGAGCGCACTCGTCCCCAGTCTTGGCTGGAGTGTCCCACCTCTGCACACACAGTGGAACTACCCCTCAGTACAGCACGCAATGAGTGGTTCATTCTGAATCCCCAGGTCAGTGTCATCTATCGGGTGAACTATGACGAGCACAACTGGAGGATGATCATCAGTACTCTGGCAAATGATCCAAGCTTTGGGGGCATCCCCGTGTACAACAGAGTCCAGCTAATGGATGATCTGATGGCCTTGGGTGCGGTAAAACTCCTCAGCTACGACTGGGCCTTCGACCTTTTCGAGTATCTGCAGAGGGAGGAGGAGTTCCTGCCCTGGAAGAGAAGTCTGGGCCTCTTAGACCGCCTTGGAATGTTATTGAGTGGTCGGCAGGCAACAGAGTTCAAG GTTTACATGGCAAAGCTCCTCACAGCGCCGTATAGCCGCCTGCCCAAGCTGGGCGCCATCACGAGTATGGCCTCGACCAACAGGGAGGTGTCCTTAATGCGGCTGATCTACGCTCAGGCCTGTCGCTACCGCGTGGACGACTGCGTGGCCCAGGCCAGGCAGGCCTTTTTGCGAGATTCAAATGGTTTCCTGGAGCTTCCCGCCGACTTGCAGGAGGTGGCCTACTGCACCGCCATCGAGCAGGGCGGCGAAGCGAACTTCCAGCACGTGATGCAGCTCTTCAGGAACTCGACGAATGCCCCCCAGCAGGGAATCTATGCGTCGGCTCTTGGCTGCAGCCGCAACATCAGTCTGCTTGGGGAGTTCCTCGACTACACGCTCCAGTCCGAGAAGGAAGAAGTCAGCGATTGCTACATGCTGACCGTGAAGACCGCACTGACACGTGAGAACGTGGCCATCGAGGCGGCCGACCACATTCTGTCCCATGCCAAAAGACTCAC CGAAAAGTTCAAGAAACGGCAGCTGACGAGCCTCCTGCAGACCCTGGCTGGAAATCTGTACAGACCCGAAGATTCGGCAAGACTGAAGGAGCAATTGAAGGACCTGAAGCAGTTCGAGGAGCCCCTCCAGAAAGCCCTCGATATGGTGAAGGTGAACCAGCAATGGCAAAGGGATTGCTCCGGCGATTTCAGCCAGGCTCTGGGGAGGCATATCTAA
- the Rpi gene encoding ribose-5-phosphate isomerase has protein sequence MLLGLLRRGLSQPHFNQHFLNAQQLLLGAQTRNMGDEISLDEAKKKAARTAVDEWVKEDTKIVGIGSGSTVVYAVQRIAERVWKDGELTDLICVPSSYQAQHLILDYNLNLGSVDRNPIIDVAIDGADEVDSNMVLIKGGGGCLLQEKVVAACSKKFIVVADYTKKSLHLGEQWCRGVPIEVAPMAQVPIKLQIEAMFGGEVVLRMAKVKAGPIITDNGNFLLDWKFVGKREYNWDEVNRTITMIPGVLETGLFVDMAHKCYFGMADGSVKAQSK, from the coding sequence ATGTTATTGGGTTTACTTCGTCGGGGTTTATCGCAACCACATTTCAATCAACATTTTTTGAACGCGCAGCAGCTTTTATTGGGTGCACAGACAAGGAACATGGGCGACGAGATTTCATTGGACGAGGCCAAAAAGAAGGCCGCACGCACGGCCGTGGACGAGTGGGTGAAGGAGGACACAAAAATTGTAGGGATTGGAAGCGGCTCGACGGTCGTGTACGCGGTTCAGCGCATTGCAGAGCGTGTCTGGAAGGATGGCGAGCTGACGGACCTGATCTGTGTGCCCTCGTCCTACCAGGCCCAGCATCTGATCTTGGACTACAATCTAAACTTGGGCTCGGTGGATCGCAATCCCATCATCGATGTGGCCATCGACGGGGCCGACGAGGTGGACTCGAATATGGTATTGATCAAAGGCGGCGGTGGCTGCTTGCTGCAGGAGAAGGTTGTTGCCGCCTGCTCCAAAAAGTTCATTGTGGTGGCCGACTACACGAAGAAATCGTTGCATCTGGGCGAGCAATGGTGCAGGGGCGTTCCAATTGAGGTTGCGCCCATGGCCCAAGTTCCCATAAAGCTGCAGATCGAGGCCATGTTTGGTGGCGAGGTCGTACTGCGCATGGCAAAGGTAAAGGCTGGACCCATTATAACCGATAATGGCAATTTTCTGCTCGACTGGAAGTTCGTTGGCAAGCGAGAGTACAACTGGGATGAAGTGAATCGCACCATCACCATGATCCCAGGCGTCTTGGAGACTGGACTCTTCGTTGACATGGCCCACAAGTGCTACTTCGGCATGGCCGATGGCAGTGTTAAGGCTCAGTCCAAGTAA
- the LOC4803708 gene encoding uncharacterized protein — protein MRLKLFLVFAFLLIPPAHSVIHRAVDIIEMIRDVTNAILKVCDVVESLEDKVTGTHDKQGQLMNRIEVVDDHIRNLEQMESLRTSLTIETLIQELHQQSQLQHKLNLVNDLTRIVKSRYAQLGDYIQHKHALEPATLLKFAEWNVDPGPGSLAMQLELIHSVLFEDEGQADNKTDFVNTLLSQLTLNYEKSPGQMCMAKHSAQQFPFQLYTSVALTELKAYSMMEFSWMIQRELGKGNFTQEIALMRNNYARRMESSVRVLSQVMARSGRVYWRCDPGKDKHVSGETYDRATRLLQGYVENEANLGENQGCWGTCGDYPDTRSNGCYKGDKELCGKQTPCNGRLYNCGDMDSDVEICPSEGNSSRRYEYIQSDDGATLGRKSSNGRCESATKTASSGCYYMLWRCSYCFCLCDEQGPLSDRYFNLRDSLSDFMENKVVTGVRFVKSNRVFHLQLQQGELLPRGAINVSSLEWLPLDSYHLNDVDVRNDYDYHTLTVDSRAMDLDEITSGSNRSLVVTGARFRVWHKHLNLEVRFSYFDFPTGRLVEPKRNSVWLNNSNTEKTIEKPRQELIVKEADVPTAADQPSLPLSTSNQYMNFFSSSKVKDASQNTLPFIDVQEVVPHPAVPLAGLGIFYKSRPGSGGFFAPKVVTYDYSQYLKEVSLSTIQDDSY, from the coding sequence ATGCGACTCAAGCTGTTTTTGGTGTTTGCCTTCCTATTGATCCCACCCGCACACAGCGTGATTCACAGGGCCGTGGATATAATAGAGATGATCAGAGATGTGACCAACGCAATATTAAAGGTCTGTGATGTGGTAGAGTCTCTAGAAGATAAGGTCACCGGCACCCATGACAAGCAGGGCCAACTGATGAACCGCATCGAGGTGGTGGATGACCACATCCGTAATTTGGAGCAAATGGAATCTCTTCGCACTTCCCTGACCATCGAGACCTTGATCCAGGAGCTCCACCAGCAATCCCAGCTACAGCACAAGCTGAATCTGGTCAACGACCTCACCAGAATCGTAAAATCGCGGTACGCACAGTTGGGAGACTATATCCAGCATAAGCATGCTCTTGAGCCGGCCACGCTTCTAAAATTTGCCGAGTGGAACGTGGACCCAGGCCCAGGTTCGTTGGCTATGCAGCTGGAGCTGATACATTCGGTTCTATTTGAGGATGAGGGGCAGGCGGACAACAAGACCGACTTTGTCAACACGCTGCTGTCTCAACTGACGCTTAACTACGAGAAATCACCGGGACAGATGTGCATGGCCAAACACTCGGCCcagcaatttccatttcagctCTACACAAGTGTAGCCCTCACCGAGCTCAAGGCCTACAGTATGATGGAGTTCTCCTGGATGATCCAGCGGGAGCTCGGGAAGGGCAACTTCACGCAGGAGATAGCTTTGATGCGCAATAACTACGCCCGGCGTATGGAATCCTCCGTGAGGGTTCTTAGTCAGGTGATGGCTCGCAGCGGGCGTGTCTACTGGCGCTGTGATCCCGGAAAGGATAAGCACGTCTCCGGGGAGACCTACGATCGGGCTACGCGTCTCCTGCAGGGCTACGTGGAGAACGAGGCCAACTTGGGCGAGAACCAGGGATGCTGGGGTACCTGTGGCGACTATCCGGACACTCGCTCCAATGGCTGCTACAAGGGAGACAAAGAGCTTTGCGGCAAGCAGACGCCTTGCAACGGAAGACTCTATAACTGCGGCGACATGGACTCGGATGTGGAGATCTGCCCGTCTGAGGGGAACTCTTCGCGACGCTATGAATACATTCAATCTGATGATGGGGCAACTCTCGGCAGGAAGAGCTCCAACGGCAGATGCGAGTCGGCCACTAAAACGGCCTCATCAGGGTGTTACTATATGCTCTGGCGCTGCTCCTACTGCTTCTGCCTGTGCGACGAGCAGGGACCTCTCTCTGATCGCTACTTTAACCTGCGTGACTCGCTGTCGGACTTCATGGAGAACAAGGTGGTAACAGGTGTGCGCTTCGTGAAGAGTAATCGCGTCTTTCacttgcagctgcagcagggcGAGCTCTTGCCTCGTGGAGCAATCAATGTGTCCTCTCTAGAATGGCTGCCGCTAGACTCATACCACCTTAACGATGTGGATGTTCGCAACGACTACGACTACCACACTCTCACCGTCGACAGCCGCGCCATGGACCTGGACGAGATAACTTCCGGCTCGAACCGCTCCCTTGTGGTGACTGGGGCCCGCTTTCGTGTCTGGCACAAGCACCTCAACCTGGAGGTGCGGTTCAGCTATTTCGACTTCCCCACTGGACGCCTGGTGGAACCGAAGCGCAACAGCGTCTGGttgaacaacagcaacacggAGAAAACCATCGAAAAGCCACGTCAAGAGCTGATCGTCAAAGAGGCTGATGTGCCCACAGCCGCAGATCAGCCCTCGTTGCCGCTGTCCACATCGAATCAGTATATGAACTTTTTCAGCTCCAGCAAGGTGAAAGACGCGTCCCAGAACACTTTGCCCTTCATTGATGTGCAGGAGGTTGTGCCCCATCCGGCAGTACCTCTGGCCGGCCTAGGCATCTTTTACAAGAGTCGTCCTGGTTCCGGAGGCTTCTTTGCCCCCAAGGTTGTTACCTATGATTACTCGCAGTATCTCAAGGAAGTATCTCTCTCAACAATCCAAGATGATAGTTATTAA
- the LOC4803709 gene encoding uncharacterized protein, which yields MFLNVLRAPTKIIVAGKQPFTPSPAPCCRQFSHEPPVKVSQLKDHLNLARLYLQERYLLWRLRYILGPDFSAEEFLEGTCQATLAMLEAVRRIDWKRIRSFCTEEFSLTMYGIAQRESVYANLMGPEGLELSKPIHLKTKECDDGRSLLHVHLEIVLLRRLPPKPDELVETGLQVPDHQEIRVASYKIALRRELSGPDGTDPEDEDWVFSSFQMQYMSLLGFCPKSGTCWFIRALKPY from the coding sequence ATGTTCCTAAATGTTTTGCGCGCCCCCACCAAAATTATTGTTGCAGGGAAGCAACCATTTACCCCAAGCCCGGCCCCGTGCTGCCGACAGTTTAGCCACGAGCCACCTGTAAAGGTGAGCCAGCTCAAGGACCACCTGAACCTGGCTCGGCTATATCTCCAGGAGCGCTACCTCCTGTGGAGGCTGCGCTACATCCTCGGGCCGGACTTCAGCGCGGAGGAATTCCTGGAGGGAACGTGTCAGGCAACCCTCGCGATGCTGGAGGCAGTGCGTCGCATAGACTGGAAGCGCATTCGAAGCTTCTGCACGGAGGAATTCTCCCTGACCATGTACGGAATCGCCCAGAGGGAAAGTGTGTACGCCAACCTGATGGGACCAGAGGGCTTGGAGCTATCGAAACCCATACATTTGAAGACGAAAGAATGCGACGATGGCAGAAGCTTATTGCACGTGCACCTGGAGATTGTGTTGCTACGCCGTTTGCCGCCTAAGCCGGATGAGCTGGTGGAGACTGGGCTCCAAGTGCCTGACCACCAAGAGATTCGCGTAGCCTCTTATAAGATCGCATTGCGCAGGGAGCTGTCCGGTCCAGACGGCACAGATCCCGAAGACGAGGATTGGGTCTTTAGTTCCTTCCAGATGCAATACATGTCTTTGCTGGGCTTCTGCCCCAAAAGTGGCACATGTTGGTTCATTCGGGCCTTAAAACCGTATTAG
- the LOC6898193 gene encoding uncharacterized protein, translating into MPADFLSLLNSRDSSLITSNNPIINDLVKPMSLELSTAVQLIAKTRRQRMQELFDQEYEWEQEELSRLGLSRINDTYNCCTPDGLRKVKL; encoded by the exons ATGCCTGCTGATTT TCTTTCGCTGCTCAACAGCCGCGACTCGTCGCTAATCACCTCGAACAATCCCATCATCAATGATCTGGTAAAGCCCATGAGCCTGGAGCTGAGCACCGCCGTGCAGTTGATCGCCAAGACGCGACGCCAGCGAATGCAGGAGCTGTTCGACCAGGAGTACGAGTGGGAGCAGGAGGAACTGTCTCGCCTGGGACTGAGTCGTATCAATGACACTTACAACTGCTGCACTCCCGATGGATTGCGCAAGGTTAAGCTATAG
- the LOC4803710 gene encoding aminopeptidase N isoform X1, with amino-acid sequence MKPSAPECVQYGEHFWKFHCHSMLGSTSMYCLLLLLMPSASLAVYDHYRLPTALEPQHYDIRILTHLNASDLRFEGAVRIDLLVLQATRNITLHARNLRIDKSGISLTGGEERQCLSDMDIELNEVYDYYTLHLCRDLELGQTYQLTMHFESSLNATESGYYNSSYTDAASQEKHYLAVTQFSPTFARQAFPCFDEPLWKATFNVTLGYHKRYTGLSNMPILQCGKHESLLDYVWCEHEQLSRTSTYLVAFAVHDLTNAATVQSDTKNRVIFRNWLQPKAVDQANFSIAMAPRVIGYFEDLFRLDFPLRKIDQLAAPTHRFSAMENWGLVTFKEAKFVHSPNDLQVARDGKAKTLAHEYAHQWFGNLVTMKWWNDLWLKEGPSTYFAYLALDALQPDWGCGERFIGDDLERFFLQDSASSARAISREVKDPAQILGQFSEYVYKKGALIMRMLHKMIGEEAFLLAIRSYLSVHSFGNVEQAHLWQSMQAAAVEEKVLPPDFNLGRAMDSWTLQGGYPLVNAVRDYETGSVSLNQTRFYLEKGLREGAATGNCWWVPLSLVSQNDPDFERTRPQSWLECPTSAHTVELPLSTARNEWFILNPQVSVIYRVNYDEHNWRMIISTLANDPSFGGIPVYNRVQLMDDLMALGAVKLLSYDWAFDLFEYLQREEEFLPWKRSLGLLDRLGMLLSGRQATEFKVYMAKLLTAPYSRLPKLGAITSMASTNREVSLMRLIYAQACRYRVDDCVAQARQAFLRDSNGFLELPADLQEVAYCTAIEQGGEANFQHVMQLFRNSTNAPQQGIYASALGCSRNISLLGEFLDYTLQSEKEEVSDCYMLTVKTALTRENVAIEAADHILSHAKRLTEKFKKRQLTSLLQTLAGNLYRPEDSARLKEQLKDLKQFEEPLQKALDMVKVNQQWQRDCSGDFSQALGRHI; translated from the exons ATGAAGCCGTCTGCCCCGGAGTGCGTTCAGTACGGTGAACATTTTTGGAAG TTCCATTGCCACAGCATGCTCGGATCTACTTCCATGTACTGCCTGCTTTTACTGCTGATGCCTTCTGCCAGCCTGGCTGTCTACGATCATTATCGGCTGCCCACCGCCCTGGAGCCACAGCACTATGATATACGCATCCTGACCCACCTGAATGCCTCCGACCTGCGCTTCGAGGGGGCTGTGAGGATCGATCTGCTTGTCCTCCAGGCCACCAGAAACATCACGTTGCATGCGCGGAATTTGCGGATAGACAAGTCTGGCATTTCGCTTACtggtggagaggagaggcagTGCCTCTCCGACATGGATATCGAGCTGAATGAGGTATACGACTACTACACGCTGCACCTGTGTCGGGATCTGGAGTTGGGTCAGACCTACCAGCTGACGATGCACTTTGAGTCGTCGCTGAATGCAACAGAGTCGGGCTACTACAACAGCTCCTACACGGACGCGGCATCCCAAGAGAAACA TTACTTGGCAGTCACACAGTTCTCTCCGACGTTTGCCCGCCAGGCGTTTCCCTGCTTCGATGAACCCCTATGGAAGGCCACTTTTAACGTGACCCTGGGCTACCACAAACGCTACACGGGCCTCAGCAACATGCCGATCCTCCAGTGCGGAAAGCA TGAAAGCCTCCTTGACTATGTCTGGTGCGAGCACGAACAACTGTCGAGGACATCCACCTACCTGGTGGCCTTTGCGGTCCACGATCTGACCAACGCGGCCACCGTGCAGAGCGACACCAAGAACAGGGTGATCTTCCGCAATTGGTTACAGCCCAAGGCGGTGGATCAGGCCAACTTTTCCATCGCCATGGCCCCAAGAGTTATCGGCTACTTTGAGGATCTCTTTCGGCTGGACTTTCCGCTGAGAAAGATCGACCAGCTGGCAGCGCCCACCCACAGGTTCTCGGCCATGGAGAACTGGGGACTGGTCACCTTCAAAGAGGCCAAGTTCGTGCACAGCCCGAATGATCTGCAGGTGGCAAGGGATGGCAAGGCCAAGACGTTGGCCCACGAGTATGCTCATCAGTGGTTCGGCAACCTCGTGACCATGAAATGGTGGAACGATCTCTGGCTGAAGGAGGGCCCATCCACGTACTTCGCGTATCTGGCCCTGGATGCCCTGCAGCCCGATTGGGGTTGCGGCGAGCGATTTATAGGCGATGACTTGGAACGTTTCTTTCTTCAGGATTCGGCCAGCTCGGCGCGCGCCATTTCCCGAGAGGTGAAGGATCCTGCGCAGATCCTCGGGCAGTTCTCAGAGTACGTCTATAAGAAGGGCGCCCTGATCATGCGCATGCTGCACAAGATGATCGGCGAGGAGGCCTTCTTGCTGGCCATTCGCTCCTATCTCTCCGTACACTCCTTCGGAAATGTGGAGCAGGCTCATCTGTGGCAGTCCATGCAGGCGGCAGCCGTGGAGGAGAAGGTTCTACCCCCTGACTTCAATCTTGGTCGAGCCATGGACTCGTGGACGCTGCAGGGGGGCTATCCACTGGTCAACGCTGTTCGGGACTACGAAACGGGAAGCGTGAGCCTCAATCAAACGAGATTTTACCTGGAGAAAGGCCTGAGGGAAGGCGCCGCCACAGGCAACTGCTGGTGGGTGCCGCTGAGTTTGGTCTCCCAAAACGATCCCGACTTTGAGCGCACTCGTCCCCAGTCTTGGCTGGAGTGTCCCACCTCTGCACACACAGTGGAACTACCCCTCAGTACAGCACGCAATGAGTGGTTCATTCTGAATCCCCAGGTCAGTGTCATCTATCGGGTGAACTATGACGAGCACAACTGGAGGATGATCATCAGTACTCTGGCAAATGATCCAAGCTTTGGGGGCATCCCCGTGTACAACAGAGTCCAGCTAATGGATGATCTGATGGCCTTGGGTGCGGTAAAACTCCTCAGCTACGACTGGGCCTTCGACCTTTTCGAGTATCTGCAGAGGGAGGAGGAGTTCCTGCCCTGGAAGAGAAGTCTGGGCCTCTTAGACCGCCTTGGAATGTTATTGAGTGGTCGGCAGGCAACAGAGTTCAAG GTTTACATGGCAAAGCTCCTCACAGCGCCGTATAGCCGCCTGCCCAAGCTGGGCGCCATCACGAGTATGGCCTCGACCAACAGGGAGGTGTCCTTAATGCGGCTGATCTACGCTCAGGCCTGTCGCTACCGCGTGGACGACTGCGTGGCCCAGGCCAGGCAGGCCTTTTTGCGAGATTCAAATGGTTTCCTGGAGCTTCCCGCCGACTTGCAGGAGGTGGCCTACTGCACCGCCATCGAGCAGGGCGGCGAAGCGAACTTCCAGCACGTGATGCAGCTCTTCAGGAACTCGACGAATGCCCCCCAGCAGGGAATCTATGCGTCGGCTCTTGGCTGCAGCCGCAACATCAGTCTGCTTGGGGAGTTCCTCGACTACACGCTCCAGTCCGAGAAGGAAGAAGTCAGCGATTGCTACATGCTGACCGTGAAGACCGCACTGACACGTGAGAACGTGGCCATCGAGGCGGCCGACCACATTCTGTCCCATGCCAAAAGACTCAC CGAAAAGTTCAAGAAACGGCAGCTGACGAGCCTCCTGCAGACCCTGGCTGGAAATCTGTACAGACCCGAAGATTCGGCAAGACTGAAGGAGCAATTGAAGGACCTGAAGCAGTTCGAGGAGCCCCTCCAGAAAGCCCTCGATATGGTGAAGGTGAACCAGCAATGGCAAAGGGATTGCTCCGGCGATTTCAGCCAGGCTCTGGGGAGGCATATCTAA